The DNA region CACCCGCGCGCAGATTCCCAGCTGGGACGTGGGCGGCAAGACGGGCACCACGAACGACGTGAAGGACCTGTGGTTCGCGGGCGTGACCCCGCTGGTCTCCGGCGCCGTCTGGGTCGGCAAGCAGGCGGGCGGCGCGCTGCCCGGCTGGGCCTACAGCGGCGAGATTCCCACCCCCGTCTGGCAGCAGGCGGTGGCGGGCACGCTCGCCGGACGCTCACCGCAGCCCTTCCGCGAGCCGGGCGGCGTCGCCTACCAGGTGGTGCGGCAGGTCGAGATGGCCTTCCGCGAGGAGGAGCAAGGCACCGAGCAGGTGGCCCACGACGGCAGCCGCCGCGAGAACGGGGGAGGCGGCTTTTTCGGCAGGCGCAACCGTTACACGGTCCCCGCCCCGGCTCCCGAGCCCCAGCCCGAGGTGGTGACCCCTGAGGAGCCCGCGCCGGAGGTTCCCGCCGACGCCTTCCCCCAGACGGAGCCGCCGGTCGGCGAGGCCCCCAACGACGGAACAGTCACGGGAGACCAGGGTGGCTTCGGTGGCGGCACGGCGGAGGTCGCCCCGCCCCCCGAGCCCCTGCCCGAGACCCCGCCCGCCGAGGAGTCCGCGCCCATCGACCTGGGCCTCACCGCCACCCCTCCCACCGAGCCTGAGCCGCTCCCCGAGGTTGTTCCCGACAGCGGCACTCCGGGCGACGGGAGCGAATTCTCCGAGCCGTCCAGCCAGTTCGACGGCTTCCCGCAGGACGACGGCGGCGCGGACGGCACACAGACGGCGCCTCCCACGTACTGAGGACGCCGCCCGCCACTCCGAACACCCCTCGGGAAAGCCTGCCGAGGGGTGTTCCGTTTTCCTCAGCCGAACACGCGCGCCGGGTTTCCCACCGTCATCTGCTCGATCTGCGCCCGGGTGATCCCCCGGCGTTCCAACTCGGGGAGGATGTCGTCGAAAAGGTGCGTCGGGTGCCAGTCCTTGACTGCGGGCAGCATCGCCTCCGGCATGGGGAGCGGGCGGCCCAGCCAGTGCCAGATGCTGTCGTGCGAGAGGAGGATGCGGTTCGCGTAGCCGTCGCCGAGCAGCGCCTCCAGCACCCTCAACCGGTCGCTGTCGAGCGGCATCCCCACGATGCCCTGGAGGCCGATGCGGTCGAGGGCGATGTTGACCCCGTGCCGCAACGTCTCCCGGTGGTAGTCGGGGTCGGTGTTGCCGTCCATGTGGCCGATCATGATTCGGCCGGGGTCGGCGCCCTCGCCCACGAGGAGTTCGGCCTGCTGCGGGCCCTGGGTGCCCTCCTGCGTGTGGGTGATGATGGGCACGCCCGTCTCGCGCTGCACGCGGGCCGCCGCCTGGAAGAACACCCGCTCGTAGGGGGTGATCTCGTCCCGGCTGCTCGCCAGCTTGAGGACGCCCGCCCGGATGCCCGTTCCCCCGATGCCCTCGGTGACCTCCCGGAGCATCATCTCGTAGACCTCCTCGACCCCCGCGCCCAGCGAGAAGCGGAACTTGAAGTAGGTGGTGCCGCCCTCCCCCTCGTAGTAGTAACCGCTGGAGCAGAGGATGTTCAGGCCGGATCGCTCGCTCACGTCGCGCAGGAACAGGGGATCGCGCCCGCACTCGTTCGGCGTGGCGTCCACGATGGTCTTCACTCCGCGAGCCTTGACCGCCTCGGCAACTCGCAGACACTCGGCGAGGACAGCTTCGCGGTCGAAGCCGCCGAGGGTCACATCTCCCTGATAGCCGGGGTAGCCGAAGATCACATGTTCGTGGGGCAGGGTCAGGCCGAGTTGGGCGGCCTCGACAGGTCCGGTGACGGTCTGTGCGCTCATGGGGGCTCCTGGGGAAAGAGGGGAGGGCTGAACGGTCGGCCGTCCTGGGTCTGACTTGTTGAGTGGGGCTCATCTTAACGGCTCGTCTGGGGGCGTCAAGCCGCGCGGTTGAGCCGTATCGGGACGGGTGCTAGCCTGCCCGGGCTTCAAAAGAACGATCTGGCTGGAGTTTGGCTCTGCCTGGAGGTGACGCATGACGGCTGGCGAACACGAGACGATCTTCACCATCGAGGCCACCCCCGTGAAGTTCGGGGCGGGCGCCGCGCAGGACGCGGGGTGGGAACTCGCCCGCCTGGGCGTGCGCCGCGCCTTCGTGGTCGTGGACCCGGGGGTGCGGGGGGTGGCCGGGCCGATTCTGGAGAGCCTGCGCGCGGCGGGGGCCGACCTCATCGAGTGGGGCGACGTGGAGACCGAGCCGAGCCTGGGCGCGCTGAACCGGGCAGTGGCGGCGGCGCGCGAGGCGAGCCCGGACGGTTTCGTCGCCATCGGGGGGGGCAGCGCCATCGATACGGCGAAGGTCGCCAACCTCCTCACCACGCACGGCGGGGAGATCATGGATTACGTGAACCCGCCCATCGGCGGCGGCAGGAAACCGCCCTCCTCCCTGCGGCCTCTCCTCGCCATCCCGACGACCTCGGGCTCGGGGTCCGAGGCGACGACCGTGGCGATTCTTGACCTGCCCGAGTTGGGTATCAAGACGGGGATCAGCCACCGCGCGATGCGGCCCACCCAGGCCATCGTGGACCCCGAACTCACCCGCTCGGCGCCGGGGGCGGTGATCGCCTCGGCGGGGCTCGACGTGGTGTGCCACGCCGCTGAGAGTTTCCTCGGCCGCCCGTACACCAGCCGCCCCCGGCCCGCGAGCCCCGACGACCGCCCGCCCTACCAGGGGAGCAACCCGGTCGCCGACCTCTGGTCCGCCCAGGCGATCCGCTACGGGGGCGAGTACCTCCGCCGCGCCGTCCTTGACGGAGGCGACGTGGAGGCGCGGGGCCTGATGATGCTCAGCGCGACGATGGCGGGGGTGGGCTTCGGCTCGGCGGGCGTCCACATCCCGCACGCGTGCGCGTACCCGCTTGCTGGCCTCAAACACGTCTACCGCCACCCCGGCTACCCCGGCGAGAAGGTCTTCGTGCCGCACGGCTTCTCGGTGATCGTCACCGCCCCCGCCGCCTTCCGCTTCACCTTCGACGCGGACCCCGAAAAGCATGTGCGGGCCGCGAGCCTCCTGACGGGCGAGACGTACAGCCCGAACGACCGCGAGGCGTTGCCGAACGCCCTGATCGCCCTGATGCGCGACGTGGGGGCGCCGAGCGGGGTGCGCGAACTCGGCTACGACGAGGCTGACATCCCCGCACTCGTGGACGGAGCCCTCAAGCAGCAGCGCCTCCTCGCCGTCGCGCCGAAGGCTCCGACTGCCGATGATCTGGCGCAGATTTTCCGCGACTCGATGAGTAACTGGTAGACCCGGCTACGCGCCGTCCAGGGGGATCAGGGTAACCCTCCCCGTCTCCGCCGCGCCGTCGATGGTCAGCACCTCCAGGCGGCAGGGGAGGTCGTCGCGGCCATGCTCACGGCTCAGGTACGTAACAGCGGCGCGGTGCATCAGGGCGAGCTTGCGTGCGGTGACACTCTCGGCGGCGCCCCCGAAGCGGGCGTTCTTCCGCTGCCGCACCTCGGTGAAGACGAGCGTTCCGCCCTCGCGGGTGATCAGGTCGATCTCGCCTCCCGGGATGCGGTAGTTGCGCGCCACGACCTCGCGCCCCAGGGCTTGCAGGTGGGCAGCGGCCCGGTCCTCGGCGTCGGCTCCCTTCAAGTCAGCCACTCTCGCCAGCGGGTGAAGTCGGGGACGGTCCTCACCGCGCCCGCCGCGAGCAGGGGGGCGGGGGGAGCCGTGGTCGTCAGTGCCACGACCGTGCAGCCCGCACCCGCCGCGCTTCTTACCCCATTGACGGCGTCCTCGTGGGCGAGGCAGTCCCGGGGATCGAGGCCCAGGAGCGCCGCCCCCCGCTCGAAGGGCTCGGGGTGGGGCTTGCCGCGCGTGACGTGCTCGCCCAGCACGCGCGGCCCGAAGCGGTGCCCGAGCGAGAGCGCCTCCATCCCGAACTCGACGTTCACGGCGTCCGCGCTCGTGACGAGGGCGAAGGGGACGGCGCGCTCCTCCAGCGCGTCCAGGTACTCGCCCAGGCCCGGGACCTCGCGGAGGTGCCCGCGCGCCAGGTCCCGGTAGCGGGTCTCCTTGGCGACGTGAAAGCGCAGGGCCAGGTCCGCGTCCGGCGCCTCCCCGGTCAGCCGCTCGATGATCTCGGGGTTGCGCCCGCCGTCCACCTTCGTGTCGAGGTCGTGGACGGTCAGCGTCAGGCCCAGCAGTTCGGAGGCGATCTCCTGCCACGCCTGACGGTGCCAGGCGTTGTTGGACATCAGCACCCCGTCCATGTCGAAGAGGACACCTGCGGGTCGGGTGGGGAGCTTGAGGCTCACCCTTCTCCCGGCCCGTGCCCGAGGTCGGCGAGGAGGTCGCGGTACAGGCGGGCGGCCTCCCGGCGCACGTCGTCCACGCCCGCGCCCTCGTCCGCGAGTTCGAGGGCGACCTCCAGCGCCTCGGCGAGGACGGGGGCGTAGATGGGCCACGCGCCGCTCGGCTCGCCCGACTGGGGCGTTCCCCTCCCGGCGTCCAGCGCCGCGAGGGCCGCCTCCGCCGCCGCCCGTTCGGCCTCGCGCTTGTTGCGGCCCTCGCCCTCGCCCAGCACGCGGCCCGCCACCGTGACCGTCGCGTGGAAGGTCAGCTCGTGCGGCGGACCCTCCGAGGTCGCGTCGAAGGTCGGCGTGCCCAGCCCCAGCGCCGTGAGGCGCGCGATCAGGTCCCCCTTGGGATTGATGCCCGTCATGCCCGCCAGCGTAGCGTGCCCGGGAGGGGTGCGCCCGGCCTCACGTCCAGCCCGCCCGTCCCTGCCCCAAGTATGCTCGCCCACCGGAGGCCCCATGACCCGGCCCGCCCCGGACGCCCTGCCCTCCGCCCCGATCCGCCCCGAGCGCCGCCTGGTGCTGGGTTACGACCCAAAGCACCCCGGCATAAATTTCATTCAGGGTGAGCGCACGGCCCAGGCAGGGGAGGGGAATGCTGCCCTGCCCCACGAGTTCCTGAAGCTCCCACTTGCCACCCTCCCGCGTGTAGGCGTACACGCGCCGCTCGTCCTGCTCGACGATCAGGCAGGTCTGGAGGCTGGGAAGGGCGGTATGCGCGGTGTATTTGCCCACGCGGTCGTGAGCGGCGGTGCTGGAGGACAGCACTTCGACGAGAAGACAGGGAGCCGTCTCGGCATCCTCGCTTCCACTGAGCCGGTCACAGACCAGCATCACGTCTGGATAGAAGAAGGTGGAGTTGCCCTCTACAGCGAGTTTCATATCAGACTGGTAAAGGTGGCAGCCCTCTCTCAGCGCGTCGGCGTTGAGTGCGGCGGTGACATTCACGCTGATACGGACATGAGCCCGGCTTGCCCCCGCATGCGCGTGGAGCGGATACACGAACCCGCCGACGTATTCGCGCTTGTAGGGGTTTTTCTCCTCGGTACGGAGATACTCCTCCACGCTCATCCGTCTGAAGGCGGGATCACTCAAGGGTTAAGGGTACAGGGCGGGGTCCTACCGCCGCCCCTTCCGCCTGACCTTCTGCCCCGGCACCGTCGCCTGCTTGAACTCCTTGCCCTGAAGCCTCGCCTCGATGGCCCGAATCTGGTCACGTAAGCTCGCGGCCCGCTCGAAGTCGAGGTCCTCCGACGCCTGCCACATGTCGAGTTCGAGGTCGGTGAGCTGCGAGGTCAGGGCGTCGCGGTCGCCGCCAACATTCTCGGAGGTGATCTCGTCGGGCGTTTCCTCACCGCGAATCACGTTCCGCACCCCCTTGATGACGGTGGTGGGGGTGATGCCGTGCTCCAGGTTGTAGGCCACCTGCTTCTCGCGGCGCCGGGCCGTCTCGTCCATCGCGCTTCTCATCGCGGGCGTGATCTCGTCGGCGTACAGCACGACCTCGCCGTTCAGGTTGCGCGCGGCGCGTCCGATGGTCTGGATCAGCGCACGTTCACTGCGGAGGAAGCCCGGCTTGTCCGCGTCGAGGATGGCGACGAGCGAGACTTCCGGCAGGTCCAGTCCCTCGCGCAGCAGGTTGATGCCCACCAGCACGTCGTAGTGCCCGAGTCTGAGGTCACGGATGATGACCTGCCGCTCCACCGAGTCGATGTCGGAGTGCATGTAGCGGGTGCGGACCCCCTTTTCGAGCATGTACTCGGTCAGGTCCTCGGCCATCCGCTTCGTCAGGGTGGTGACGAGGGTGCGTTCTCCCTTCGCCGCCCGCTCGCGCACCCGGCCCAGCAGGTCCTCGATCTGGCCCTTGATCGGGCTGACGGTGACGGGCGGGTCCACCAGCCCGGTCGGGCGGATGATCTGGTCGGCTACGCCGTCGCTTACTTCTCGCTCGAAGGGGCCGGGGGTGGCGGAGACGAACACGGTCTGCCCGGTCTTCGTCAGGAACTCCTGGAAATTCAGCGGGCGGTTGTCCATTGCCGATGGCAGGCGGAAGCCGTAGTCCACCAGCGTCTGCTTGCGCGCCCGGTCGCCGTTCGCCATCCCGCCGATCTGCGGCACGGTGACGTGCGACTCGTCGATGAAGGTCACGAAGTCGTCCGGGAAGTAGTCGAGCATGGTGTAGGGTGTTGCGCCCGGCACCCGACCGTCGATGTGCCGCGAGTAGTTCTCGATGCCCGAGCAGTAGCCCAACACCTTGAGCATCTCCAGGTCGTAGAGGGTCCGTTCCTTGATGCGCTGCGCTTCGAGCAGCTTGCCCACCGACTTGAAGTATTCGAGCCGCTCGTCGAGTTCCTGCTGGATCGTCACGATGGCCCGCTCGATGTTCCCCGCGCTGGAGACGTAGTGCTTAGCGGGGTAGACGATGGTGGCGTCGAGGTCGCCCAGCCTGTCGCCCGTGACCGGGTGGACGACCTGAATGCGGTCCACGTCGTCGCCCCACAGCTCGATCCGCAGGGGCTGCTCGTCGTAGCTCGGCCAGACCTCCACCGTGTCGCCCTTGGCGCGGAAGCGGCCCGGGCTCATCTCCAGGTCGTTGCGCTCGTACTGCATGGTGACGAGGCGCCCCAGAATCTCGTCGCGGCTCACCTTCTCGCCCACCTTCAGAATCAGGTTCAGCGCCCGGTACTCGGCGGGGTCGCCCAGGCCATAGATGCACGACACCGACGCGACGACGATGGTGTCCCGGCGGGTCAGGAGGCTGCGGGTCGTCGAGTGCCGCAGCCGCTCGATCTCCTGGTTGATGGAGGCGTCCTTCTCGATGAAGAGGTCCTTACCAGGCACGTAAGCTTCTGGCTGGTAGTAGTCGTAGTAGGAGATGAAGAACTCGACCGCCGCCTCGGGGAAGAACTCGCGGAACTCGGCGGCGAGCTGGGCGGTCAGAATCTTGTTGGGCGCCATGACGAGGGCGGGGCGGCCCGTCTCCTCGATGACCTTTGCCATCGAGTAGGTCTTGCCCGTGCCCGTCGCGCCGAGCAGGGTCTGGAAGCGCAGGCCCGACTCCAGGCCGTCCACCAGACTGCGAATGGCGGTCGGCTGGTCTCCGGAGGGGGTGAAGTCGGACTTTACCCGTAGCATCCTTTTATTTTACGCCTACAACGTAGTCAGTGGGAAGGGTGGGGGAGTAGGCCTTTCGGCTGGGTGAAGGGGCGGGAGGGGCAGAGCATCTTGCGACGGCTTGCCCCCACCCCCCAGCCCCCTACCCCCCGAGGGGGCAGGGGGAGCTGGTCGCTGCGCTCGGCAAGGGCACACGGAAGGCTAAGGTGGACGTGTCTTTCTGAACGCAAGGTCTGATCTTGTCGCCTCCCATCGGCTAGCCCACCGTCTCGCTGCGCGAGCCGACGTGGCCGTGGGCCAGGACCGTCCAGTCACAAGCACTCATAGGGCGTCCCTATTGACGGTTTAAACTGGGGCGGTACTTGATGTACGCCTCCAGAATCTCGACAAGCACTCATAGGGCGTCCCTATTGACGGTTTAAACAGCGCACAAGCCCTCGCTCTTTTTGCCCCTCCCCCTTGAGGGGGGAGGCTGGGAGGGGGTGAACCGAGCGTCCCCCAGCGCCCCTCACTACCTCAACACCCCATCTTTTTGCTACTTATCCTCCCCCTTCTCCAACGCCTCCCGCGCCACCGTCAGGAACGCCCGCAGCGTGGGGTCCCTTCCTGCCTCCCGCCGCCACACCGCGACGATTTCGACCACGGGCGCGTCCTCCAGCGGGCGGTAGACCACGCCGGGCAGGGCGAGGCGGCTGAAGAACTCGATGGGCAGGAAGACGCCGATGCCCGCCGCCACGAGCGAGAGCAGGGTAGGAATCTCGATGGCCTCCTGCACGACGTTGGGGGTGAAGCCCGAGGCGGCACACCAGCGCATGACCTGATCGAAGTAGGTGGCGCGCAGGTGGCGGGGGAAGAAGACGAAGCGTTCCCCGGCGAGGTCCCCGACCTTCAGGCGCCGCTTGCGGGCCAGGGGATGCCCGGCGGGCAGCGCGGCGACGAGGGGCTGCCGCCAGAGGGGACGTGAGTCGAAGCCGGGGTCGCGCACGGGCAGCAGCATCAGGCCGAGTTCGATCTGCCCGCCGCGCAGGGCTGCCTCCTGCTCCTGGGCGGTGAGTTCGCGCAGGTCCACGCTGACGTTCGGGTACAACTCGCGGAAGGAGCGCACGATCTCCGGCAGGCCGCCGAAGGCCAAGCCGCTCACGAAGCCCACCGTCAGGTGCCCCACCTCGCCCCGCGCCGCCCGCCGCGCCCGCTCCACCGTCTGCGCCGCCTGTGCCAGCGTCTCCCGCGCGCCGATCAGGAACTCGCGCCCCGCCGGGGTGAGTTGCACCCGCCGCGTGGTCCGCAGCACGAGGGGCACGCCCACCTCGTCCTCCAGGTTGCGGATGGAGTTCGACAGCGCCTGCTGCACCACGAAGACGCGCTCGGCGGCCCGCCCGAAATGTTCCTCCTCGGCGAGGGCGACGAAATGACGGAGGTGGCGCAGTTCCATGTGCAGGCCTTTCCGGGGAGGAGTGACACGGGGGCAAGTGTGCTTCCCTCTCCTACCTTCCCAGCTTGTCATACTTACCATTCAGTCTGGTGAATGATTGGGTTTCCCCCTGTTGGAAGGGGTGAATTCCGGGCCCTACACTAGCCGCATGACGAAAGTGCCACCGCGTGCAGGCTTGTCCCCGCAGGAACGCGAACAGCTCAACAATGTGGAGACGCAGGAGTGGCTCGACTCGCTCGCGTACGTCTTCGCCAACGCGGGCGACGACCGGGCGGCGCAGCTCCTCGAAGACCTCGACCATTACGCCTACTTCCACGGGGCGCCCATCCAGTTCAAGCAGAACACGCCCTACATCAACACCATCGACGCCGACCAGCAGCCCGAGTATCCCGGCGACCTAGAACTCGAACGCCGCATCCGCAACATCATCCGCTGGAACGCCGTGGCGATGGTCGTCAAGGCGAACAAGAAGAGTGACGGCATCGGCGGCCACCTCGCCACCTACGCGAGCAGCGCCGAGCTGTACGAGGTCGGCTTCAACCACTTCTTCCGGGGGCACGGGGCGGGCGCCAGCCGCGACCTGATCTTCTTCCAGGGGCACGGCAGCCCGGGCATCTACGCCCGCTCCTTCCTAGAGGGCCGCTTCAGCGAGGCGCAGCTCAATAACTTCCGCCGGGAACTCAGCCCGGACGGCCCCGGCTTATCGAGCTACCCCCACCCCTGGCTGATGCCGCACTACTGGGAGTTCCCGACCGTCAGCATGGGGTTGGGTCCTATCCAGGCGATCTATCAGGCGCGGTTCATCAAGTACCTCGAAAACCGGGGCCTGCGCGAGAAGGGCGACGCGAAGGTCTGGGCCTTCCTGGGCGACGGCGAGATGGACGAGCCTCAGAGCACCGGCGCCCTCCGATTCGCCGCGTACGAGAACCTCGACAACATCGTCTTCGTCCTGAACGCCAACCTCCAGCGCCTCGACGGGCCGGTGCGCGCCAACTCCAAGGTAATTCAGGAGTTCGAGGCCCTCTTCCGGGGGGCGGGCTGGAACGTCATCAAGGTCGTGTGGGACTCGAAGTGGGACGAGCTGCTCGCCAAGGACTACAACGGCGCCATCGTCAAGCGCTTCGAGGCGCTGGTGGACGGCGAGTCGCAGCGTTACGCGGCCTTCGGCGGCAAGGAGCTGCGCGAGAAGTTCTTCAACACGCCCGAACTCCAATCTCTCATCGAGGGCTGGACGGATGCCGACCTGGAGCTGCTCAACCGGGGCGGCCACGACGTGAAGAAGATTTACGCGGCGTACAGGCAGGCCACCGAGCACCGGGGCAGCCCGACCGTCATCATCGCCCGCACGGTGAAGGGCTACGGCCTGGGCGAGACGGCGCAGGCGCGTAACGTCGCCCACCAGGTCAAGAAGCTGGAGTTCGACGCGCTGAAGAACCTGCGCGACCTGCTGGAGCTGCCCCTGACCGACGAGCAGGTCGAACACCTTGACTTCTACAACCCCGGCCCCGACTCGCCGGAGGTGAAGTACGCGCTGGAACGCCGCGCCGCGCTGGGCGGCTTCGTGCCCGAGCGCCGGGTAGACTACCCGCACCCCACCGTGCCGACCGGTGAGTTCTACGAGGAGTTCGCCGCCGGGAGCAAGGGCCGCGCGGTGAGCACCACGATGGCCGCCGTGCAGGTCATCAGCAAGCTGCTGCGCGACAAGGGCATCGGCAAATACATCGTACCCATCGTACCGGACGAGGCGCGTACCTTCGGCATGGACGCGCTGGTGCCGCGCATCGGCATCTACTCACCGCGCGGGCAGACGTACCAGCCGGTCGATGCCGGGTCGCTGATGGCCTACAAGGAGAGCGTGGACGGGCAGATGCTGGAGGAAGGCATCACGGAAGACGGCGCGATGGCCTCCTGGATCGCCGCCGCGACGAGCTACGCGAACCACGGCGTGCCCACCATCCCCTTCTACGTCTTCTACTCGATGTTCGGGATGCAGCGCATCGGCGATCTCGTGTGGGCCGCCGCCGATCAGCGGGCGCGGGGCTTCCTCTTCGGGGCGACGGCGGGCCGCACCACCCTGGCGGGCGAGGGGTTGCAGCACCAGGACGGCAACAGTCTGCTTCAGGCGTACGTGGTGCCCAACCTCAAGGTGTACGACCCCGCCTTCGCCTACGAACTCGCGGTGATCGTGGAGCGCGGCATCCAGCGGATGTACGTGGACGGGATCGACGAGTTCTACTACGTCACCATCGACAACGAGAACGAGGTCCAGCCCGCTATGCCCGAGGACGGGCGCAGCCACGAGGAAATTCGTGACGGCATCATCCGGGGCATGTACCGCTTTCAGGCGAGCGGAAACAAGAAGGTTAAGCTCCGCGCCCAGATTCTCGCCAGCGGCCCGGCGATGGGCGCGGCATTGGAGGCGGTGCAGAAGCTCGAAGCGTATGGCGTCGCCGCCGACGTGTGGAGCGTGACGAGTTACAAGGAACTCCACCAGGAGGCCCTGGCGGTCCAGCGCCACAACATGCTGCACCCGACCGAGAAGCCGGGGGTGAGCTACGTCGCCTCGCAACTGAGCAAAGAGAACGCCCCCGGCGTGCTGATCTCGGTGAGCGACTACGTGAAGCTCGGCGCGGACGGCCTGAACGGGCACCTCGACCGCAAGGTGTGGACGCTGGGGACCGACGGCTTCGGGAGGAGCGAGGCCCGCGAAGAACTGCGCGACTTCTTCGAGGTGGACGCGCGGCACGTCGTCCTCGCCACCCTGTACGCCCTCCAGCAAGGCGGGCAGGTGAAGGGAGACGTGGTTCAGAAGGCGATCACCGAGCTGGGCATCGACCCCGAGCGGATGAACCCGGCGGTGCGTTAAGGGTTGGGAAACAACCCGGGCCCCGGAGCTGTGGACAAGATGGGGGCCGAGCGGCCTCCACAGGCTCCCGGCCCGGGGCTCTTTCCCCGTTCGCCTTCTCAATTCTCAAGGAGCGTCCAGCATGGCGACCGAAATCAAACTCCCCGATGTGGGGGACAACATCGAGCAGGGCACCGTCGTCACGGTCCTTGTGAAGCCCGGCGACACGATTCAAGAAGGCCAGCCCATCATCGAGATCGAGACCGACAAGGCCGTGGTGGAG from Deinococcus aetherius includes:
- a CDS encoding phosphotriesterase family protein; this encodes MSAQTVTGPVEAAQLGLTLPHEHVIFGYPGYQGDVTLGGFDREAVLAECLRVAEAVKARGVKTIVDATPNECGRDPLFLRDVSERSGLNILCSSGYYYEGEGGTTYFKFRFSLGAGVEEVYEMMLREVTEGIGGTGIRAGVLKLASSRDEITPYERVFFQAAARVQRETGVPIITHTQEGTQGPQQAELLVGEGADPGRIMIGHMDGNTDPDYHRETLRHGVNIALDRIGLQGIVGMPLDSDRLRVLEALLGDGYANRILLSHDSIWHWLGRPLPMPEAMLPAVKDWHPTHLFDDILPELERRGITRAQIEQMTVGNPARVFG
- a CDS encoding hydroxyacid-oxoacid transhydrogenase, encoding MTAGEHETIFTIEATPVKFGAGAAQDAGWELARLGVRRAFVVVDPGVRGVAGPILESLRAAGADLIEWGDVETEPSLGALNRAVAAAREASPDGFVAIGGGSAIDTAKVANLLTTHGGEIMDYVNPPIGGGRKPPSSLRPLLAIPTTSGSGSEATTVAILDLPELGIKTGISHRAMRPTQAIVDPELTRSAPGAVIASAGLDVVCHAAESFLGRPYTSRPRPASPDDRPPYQGSNPVADLWSAQAIRYGGEYLRRAVLDGGDVEARGLMMLSATMAGVGFGSAGVHIPHACAYPLAGLKHVYRHPGYPGEKVFVPHGFSVIVTAPAAFRFTFDADPEKHVRAASLLTGETYSPNDREALPNALIALMRDVGAPSGVRELGYDEADIPALVDGALKQQRLLAVAPKAPTADDLAQIFRDSMSNW
- a CDS encoding YraN family protein yields the protein MKGADAEDRAAAHLQALGREVVARNYRIPGGEIDLITREGGTLVFTEVRQRKNARFGGAAESVTARKLALMHRAAVTYLSREHGRDDLPCRLEVLTIDGAAETGRVTLIPLDGA
- a CDS encoding HAD family hydrolase gives rise to the protein MSLKLPTRPAGVLFDMDGVLMSNNAWHRQAWQEIASELLGLTLTVHDLDTKVDGGRNPEIIERLTGEAPDADLALRFHVAKETRYRDLARGHLREVPGLGEYLDALEERAVPFALVTSADAVNVEFGMEALSLGHRFGPRVLGEHVTRGKPHPEPFERGAALLGLDPRDCLAHEDAVNGVRSAAGAGCTVVALTTTAPPAPLLAAGAVRTVPDFTRWREWLT
- a CDS encoding putative dsRNA-binding protein, with amino-acid sequence MTGINPKGDLIARLTALGLGTPTFDATSEGPPHELTFHATVTVAGRVLGEGEGRNKREAERAAAEAALAALDAGRGTPQSGEPSGAWPIYAPVLAEALEVALELADEGAGVDDVRREAARLYRDLLADLGHGPGEG
- a CDS encoding Uma2 family endonuclease, whose translation is MSDPAFRRMSVEEYLRTEEKNPYKREYVGGFVYPLHAHAGASRAHVRISVNVTAALNADALREGCHLYQSDMKLAVEGNSTFFYPDVMLVCDRLSGSEDAETAPCLLVEVLSSSTAAHDRVGKYTAHTALPSLQTCLIVEQDERRVYAYTREGGKWELQELVGQGSIPLPCLGRALTLNEIYAGVLWVVTQHQAALGADRGGGQGVRGGPGHGASGGRAYLGQGRAGWT
- the uvrB gene encoding excinuclease ABC subunit UvrB; its protein translation is MLRVKSDFTPSGDQPTAIRSLVDGLESGLRFQTLLGATGTGKTYSMAKVIEETGRPALVMAPNKILTAQLAAEFREFFPEAAVEFFISYYDYYQPEAYVPGKDLFIEKDASINQEIERLRHSTTRSLLTRRDTIVVASVSCIYGLGDPAEYRALNLILKVGEKVSRDEILGRLVTMQYERNDLEMSPGRFRAKGDTVEVWPSYDEQPLRIELWGDDVDRIQVVHPVTGDRLGDLDATIVYPAKHYVSSAGNIERAIVTIQQELDERLEYFKSVGKLLEAQRIKERTLYDLEMLKVLGYCSGIENYSRHIDGRVPGATPYTMLDYFPDDFVTFIDESHVTVPQIGGMANGDRARKQTLVDYGFRLPSAMDNRPLNFQEFLTKTGQTVFVSATPGPFEREVSDGVADQIIRPTGLVDPPVTVSPIKGQIEDLLGRVRERAAKGERTLVTTLTKRMAEDLTEYMLEKGVRTRYMHSDIDSVERQVIIRDLRLGHYDVLVGINLLREGLDLPEVSLVAILDADKPGFLRSERALIQTIGRAARNLNGEVVLYADEITPAMRSAMDETARRREKQVAYNLEHGITPTTVIKGVRNVIRGEETPDEITSENVGGDRDALTSQLTDLELDMWQASEDLDFERAASLRDQIRAIEARLQGKEFKQATVPGQKVRRKGRR
- a CDS encoding LysR family transcriptional regulator, which translates into the protein MELRHLRHFVALAEEEHFGRAAERVFVVQQALSNSIRNLEDEVGVPLVLRTTRRVQLTPAGREFLIGARETLAQAAQTVERARRAARGEVGHLTVGFVSGLAFGGLPEIVRSFRELYPNVSVDLRELTAQEQEAALRGGQIELGLMLLPVRDPGFDSRPLWRQPLVAALPAGHPLARKRRLKVGDLAGERFVFFPRHLRATYFDQVMRWCAASGFTPNVVQEAIEIPTLLSLVAAGIGVFLPIEFFSRLALPGVVYRPLEDAPVVEIVAVWRREAGRDPTLRAFLTVAREALEKGEDK
- the aceE gene encoding pyruvate dehydrogenase (acetyl-transferring), homodimeric type; translated protein: MTKVPPRAGLSPQEREQLNNVETQEWLDSLAYVFANAGDDRAAQLLEDLDHYAYFHGAPIQFKQNTPYINTIDADQQPEYPGDLELERRIRNIIRWNAVAMVVKANKKSDGIGGHLATYASSAELYEVGFNHFFRGHGAGASRDLIFFQGHGSPGIYARSFLEGRFSEAQLNNFRRELSPDGPGLSSYPHPWLMPHYWEFPTVSMGLGPIQAIYQARFIKYLENRGLREKGDAKVWAFLGDGEMDEPQSTGALRFAAYENLDNIVFVLNANLQRLDGPVRANSKVIQEFEALFRGAGWNVIKVVWDSKWDELLAKDYNGAIVKRFEALVDGESQRYAAFGGKELREKFFNTPELQSLIEGWTDADLELLNRGGHDVKKIYAAYRQATEHRGSPTVIIARTVKGYGLGETAQARNVAHQVKKLEFDALKNLRDLLELPLTDEQVEHLDFYNPGPDSPEVKYALERRAALGGFVPERRVDYPHPTVPTGEFYEEFAAGSKGRAVSTTMAAVQVISKLLRDKGIGKYIVPIVPDEARTFGMDALVPRIGIYSPRGQTYQPVDAGSLMAYKESVDGQMLEEGITEDGAMASWIAAATSYANHGVPTIPFYVFYSMFGMQRIGDLVWAAADQRARGFLFGATAGRTTLAGEGLQHQDGNSLLQAYVVPNLKVYDPAFAYELAVIVERGIQRMYVDGIDEFYYVTIDNENEVQPAMPEDGRSHEEIRDGIIRGMYRFQASGNKKVKLRAQILASGPAMGAALEAVQKLEAYGVAADVWSVTSYKELHQEALAVQRHNMLHPTEKPGVSYVASQLSKENAPGVLISVSDYVKLGADGLNGHLDRKVWTLGTDGFGRSEAREELRDFFEVDARHVVLATLYALQQGGQVKGDVVQKAITELGIDPERMNPAVR